A single Chryseobacterium sp. DNA region contains:
- a CDS encoding Lrp/AsnC family transcriptional regulator has translation MPTENYTLDEKDFSIIRILQKDAKMSVRDISARINLSSTPTHERIKRMEKLGIIKEYTVVVDRKKVNKGMMVICMIALNVHNKKTAGKFIEEVGKLKEVVEFYNISGDFDFMLKILAPNMDEFHEFFVNKLSEIEGIGQTKSIFVMNSIKESAQIV, from the coding sequence ATGCCGACAGAAAATTACACCCTCGACGAAAAAGACTTTTCCATCATCCGTATTCTTCAGAAGGACGCTAAAATGAGTGTTCGTGATATTTCCGCAAGAATCAATTTAAGCTCCACTCCTACTCATGAGCGCATCAAGCGCATGGAGAAATTGGGGATTATCAAGGAATATACCGTTGTTGTAGACCGTAAAAAAGTCAATAAAGGAATGATGGTCATTTGTATGATCGCTCTGAATGTCCACAATAAAAAAACCGCGGGAAAGTTCATTGAGGAAGTCGGGAAACTGAAAGAAGTGGTAGAGTTTTACAACATCAGCGGGGATTTCGATTTTATGCTGAAGATTCTTGCGCCCAATATGGATGAGTTCCATGAGTTCTTTGTAAACAAACTATCAGAGATTGAAGGAATTGGCCAGACCAAGAGTATTTTCGTGATGAACAGCATTAAGGAAAGCGCTCAGATTGTTTAA
- a CDS encoding DUF1826 domain-containing protein: protein MNNTFSDNSQIGMVSSFSELVNTKFQGAMNAICWHRNLVGDFKEIVSQLQLKENITEVSLEDLLALPLSENGNAAREIIVSDVQVLADFGASPSLNLLKCYERDEELDFISTDVYSYHVDRSPIGTDTFLCTYHGAASDIIPNSQVEQKILIPEIREKLKKLHDGPETEFETFLKDYFFDLHYQPKPNAEPVNLGLGHLWRLAVDHPAQQVLPCVHRAPVENDGEYRLLLIC, encoded by the coding sequence ATGAACAATACATTTTCTGACAACAGCCAAATTGGAATGGTTTCTTCTTTTTCTGAACTTGTCAATACCAAGTTCCAGGGAGCTATGAATGCAATATGCTGGCACAGAAACTTAGTGGGAGATTTTAAAGAAATTGTATCCCAACTTCAGTTAAAAGAGAACATTACAGAAGTTTCCCTTGAAGATCTTTTAGCATTGCCGCTCTCAGAAAATGGCAATGCGGCAAGAGAAATTATTGTAAGTGATGTACAGGTATTGGCAGATTTTGGAGCCTCACCTTCTCTCAATTTACTAAAGTGTTATGAACGGGATGAAGAGCTGGATTTCATTTCAACTGACGTATATTCCTATCATGTCGATCGTTCTCCCATTGGAACGGATACTTTTTTATGCACCTATCATGGTGCAGCAAGTGATATTATACCTAATAGCCAGGTTGAACAGAAAATTTTGATTCCGGAAATCCGGGAAAAGCTTAAAAAATTACATGACGGTCCGGAAACTGAATTTGAAACCTTCCTGAAAGACTATTTCTTCGATCTGCATTATCAGCCTAAACCCAATGCGGAACCTGTCAATTTAGGCTTAGGACATCTTTGGCGCCTGGCGGTAGATCATCCGGCACAACAGGTCTTACCTTGTGTTCATAGAGCTCCTGTTGAAAACGATGGGGAGTATCGGCTGCTTTTGATTTGTTGA
- a CDS encoding helix-turn-helix domain-containing protein, producing the protein MPENKKGYSSYEYFAYEHNISRAQFGRYERGEDLRFSTLVRIIKAFDMAFEELFAEYILPDG; encoded by the coding sequence ATCCCTGAGAATAAAAAAGGTTATTCCAGTTATGAGTATTTTGCTTATGAGCATAATATTTCACGTGCACAATTCGGAAGATATGAGAGAGGAGAAGATTTAAGATTCAGTACTCTTGTTAGAATAATCAAGGCTTTTGATATGGCTTTTGAAGAGCTATTTGCAGAATATATTCTGCCTGACGGATAG
- a CDS encoding GLPGLI family protein: MTFIKKIWYGVVFFCLGGVIFSQHRNFMYEHVYIPDSTQKVNTISEVMVLSVDEKKSEYYSYERYVSDSTIAADRKKGILDTYSKKKNNPDRVIKYTGTKNVKWATPVSADWYLVNDQRTMQWVLFPEFSKIQGLKVQKATTGFAGRQWTAWFTKDIPIQDGPYKFRGLPGLILAIEDKGRNHSFELKGIQNVNTDFVYPDETSYHFIEISQPQYVKLYRDFRENPVARWIGIMGDQINASGKKRTAQEVLRDMEIMEKERLKKDNNPIELDLLP, translated from the coding sequence ATGACATTTATAAAAAAGATATGGTATGGAGTTGTGTTTTTCTGTCTGGGAGGTGTTATCTTCAGCCAGCATAGAAATTTCATGTATGAACATGTTTATATTCCTGATTCTACCCAAAAAGTAAATACGATATCCGAGGTCATGGTCCTGTCTGTTGATGAAAAGAAATCTGAGTACTATTCTTATGAAAGGTATGTTTCAGATTCAACAATAGCGGCGGATCGTAAAAAGGGGATTTTAGACACCTATTCCAAAAAGAAAAATAATCCGGACCGGGTTATTAAATATACCGGTACGAAAAATGTAAAGTGGGCAACACCTGTCAGCGCAGATTGGTATTTAGTCAATGATCAGCGTACCATGCAATGGGTTTTGTTTCCTGAATTCAGTAAGATACAAGGCTTAAAAGTCCAAAAAGCCACAACCGGCTTTGCAGGAAGACAATGGACTGCCTGGTTTACCAAAGATATTCCCATTCAGGATGGTCCCTATAAGTTCCGCGGGCTGCCGGGGCTGATCCTTGCCATTGAAGATAAGGGCCGAAATCATTCCTTTGAACTCAAAGGTATACAAAATGTAAATACAGATTTTGTATATCCTGATGAGACGAGTTATCATTTTATAGAGATCAGTCAGCCCCAATATGTCAAATTATACAGGGATTTCCGGGAAAACCCTGTTGCCCGCTGGATCGGTATCATGGGTGACCAGATCAATGCCAGTGGAAAAAAGAGAACTGCTCAGGAGGTGTTAAGAGATATGGAAATCATGGAAAAAGAGCGGTTAAAAAAAGACAACAATCCTATTGAACTTGATCTTCTGCCTTAA
- a CDS encoding ankyrin repeat domain-containing protein, whose protein sequence is MDHNFKDVINAFLEKGLDINEKQTTGPFQRTPLQMSVVLNLKEIFDFLLEKGADVNSVDANGNTILFNAVFNYNKDHESYGYYISTLLKNNADPAVKNAHGVSALSLSQDIANSDINKYFDSL, encoded by the coding sequence ATAGATCATAATTTTAAAGATGTCATTAATGCGTTTTTAGAAAAAGGATTGGATATTAATGAAAAACAAACGACAGGTCCTTTTCAAAGAACCCCTTTACAGATGTCCGTAGTGTTAAATCTTAAGGAAATTTTTGATTTCTTATTGGAAAAAGGAGCGGATGTTAATTCTGTGGATGCTAATGGAAACACTATTTTGTTTAATGCTGTTTTTAATTATAATAAGGATCATGAAAGTTACGGATACTATATTTCAACGCTTTTAAAGAATAATGCAGATCCTGCTGTAAAGAATGCACATGGAGTTTCTGCTTTGTCTTTATCTCAGGATATTGCCAATTCAGATATCAATAAATACTTTGATAGCCTTTGA
- the mnmE gene encoding tRNA uridine-5-carboxymethylaminomethyl(34) synthesis GTPase MnmE, whose amino-acid sequence MNNDTICALATANGIGALGIIRVSGNEALSVVQKSFPAKKLDQQKSHTIHYGYFMDEEEAIDEVMLSIFLAPKSFTTENSVEIAFHGSPHIGKRILETLIKNGARMAKAGEFTLRAFINGRIDLSQAEAIADVIASENEASRKVAINQLKGGITNEISLLRTDLLNFVSLIELELDFAEEDVEFADRSALSGLLDKIELKLNSLIESFQYGNAIKNGTAVAIIGKPNAGKSTLLNALLKEERAIVSNIAGTTRDTIEEVLHIKGHAFRLIDTAGLRETVDEIEAIGVKKAKEKVENANILVYLADAATVDFSEDIEMIQSLLREDLKLIICATKIDEVTPTQYETVEDLFRNAITHEFDFIKISAVENQNIQDLKNELSSYVEQLKSQENNVVITNQRHFEALRKSLEATHKVKEAISFQISTELLAYELRNALEHLGEISGEVTNDEVLGNIFSKFCIGK is encoded by the coding sequence ATGAATAACGATACCATTTGTGCACTGGCTACCGCCAATGGAATAGGTGCTTTAGGCATCATCCGAGTTTCAGGAAATGAAGCTTTATCTGTAGTTCAGAAAAGTTTTCCGGCTAAAAAACTGGATCAACAGAAATCCCATACCATTCATTATGGTTATTTTATGGATGAGGAAGAGGCTATAGATGAAGTGATGCTTTCTATTTTCCTGGCACCCAAAAGTTTTACTACAGAAAATTCTGTAGAAATTGCCTTCCACGGCTCACCGCACATTGGGAAACGCATCCTTGAAACCCTGATCAAAAACGGGGCAAGAATGGCTAAGGCCGGAGAATTTACACTGCGCGCTTTTATCAACGGAAGAATTGACCTTTCCCAGGCAGAAGCCATTGCTGATGTGATCGCTTCTGAAAATGAAGCTTCCAGAAAAGTGGCCATCAACCAGCTGAAAGGAGGAATTACCAATGAAATATCGTTATTAAGAACTGACCTCCTGAATTTTGTTTCCCTGATCGAACTGGAGCTGGATTTTGCTGAAGAAGATGTAGAATTTGCCGACAGAAGTGCATTGAGCGGATTACTGGATAAGATTGAACTGAAATTAAATTCTCTTATTGAAAGTTTCCAATACGGGAATGCCATTAAAAACGGAACCGCCGTTGCCATCATCGGAAAACCGAATGCCGGAAAATCTACCCTGCTCAACGCCCTTTTAAAAGAAGAAAGAGCCATTGTAAGCAATATTGCCGGAACCACCAGAGACACCATTGAAGAGGTCCTTCATATTAAAGGACATGCCTTCAGACTTATTGATACGGCAGGACTTCGTGAAACAGTGGATGAAATTGAAGCCATCGGAGTAAAGAAGGCCAAAGAAAAAGTAGAAAACGCCAACATCCTGGTCTACCTTGCCGATGCCGCCACTGTAGATTTTTCAGAAGATATCGAAATGATCCAATCTTTATTAAGAGAGGATTTAAAACTGATCATCTGTGCTACAAAAATTGACGAGGTCACCCCTACCCAATATGAAACGGTAGAAGATCTCTTCAGAAATGCCATCACCCATGAATTTGATTTCATCAAAATCTCCGCTGTTGAAAACCAGAACATCCAGGACCTCAAAAACGAACTGTCCTCATATGTAGAACAGCTAAAGTCCCAGGAAAATAACGTGGTCATCACCAACCAAAGACACTTTGAAGCCCTTCGCAAATCTCTGGAAGCTACCCACAAAGTAAAAGAAGCCATTTCGTTCCAGATTTCCACAGAGCTCCTGGCCTATGAACTGAGGAATGCATTAGAACACCTCGGAGAAATTTCAGGTGAAGTAACAAACGATGAAGTGCTGGGGAATATTTTTTCTAAGTTTTGTATAGGGAAATAA
- a CDS encoding metallophosphoesterase, with protein MKIQVISDLHQEFGYTELCFDHSDVVVLAGDINLGLKGIEWIKSKIPNKPVIYVLGNHEYYKGSYPKTLYKIKEAGRDSNVFVLENSLVDIDGIRFHGATLWTDFSIFGNPLQYGMLCQPKMNDYKMIKRDPSYSKLRTIDTFKIHQFSKLWLKESLENSKDRRNIVVTHHAPSIQSVPDHYKEDPLTSAYASDLEEMIREYNPLYWIHGHIHTPCRYGLGETEIICNPHGYIDEKYNGYQKELIIEC; from the coding sequence ATGAAAATACAGGTGATCAGTGATCTTCATCAGGAGTTTGGATATACTGAATTATGTTTTGACCATTCAGATGTGGTGGTATTAGCGGGAGATATAAACCTTGGGCTTAAAGGAATTGAATGGATAAAGTCCAAAATTCCCAATAAGCCGGTGATTTATGTTCTGGGCAACCATGAGTATTATAAAGGTTCATATCCCAAAACACTGTATAAAATTAAAGAAGCAGGTCGGGATTCCAATGTTTTTGTGCTTGAAAATTCTTTGGTAGATATTGACGGAATCCGTTTTCATGGGGCAACCTTATGGACTGATTTTTCCATCTTTGGAAACCCGTTGCAGTATGGAATGCTGTGCCAGCCTAAGATGAATGATTATAAAATGATCAAACGCGATCCTTCCTATTCCAAGCTCAGAACCATAGATACGTTTAAGATTCATCAGTTCTCAAAACTATGGCTTAAAGAAAGTCTTGAGAATTCAAAAGATCGCAGGAATATAGTGGTGACCCATCACGCACCCAGTATTCAGTCTGTACCGGATCATTATAAAGAAGATCCCCTGACGTCCGCTTATGCCTCCGATCTGGAGGAGATGATCAGGGAGTACAACCCCTTATACTGGATTCATGGGCATATTCATACACCGTGCAGGTATGGTCTCGGAGAGACGGAGATCATCTGCAACCCGCACGGCTATATTGATGAAAAATACAATGGATATCAAAAAGAGCTGATCATCGAATGCTGA
- a CDS encoding DUF4822 domain-containing protein yields the protein MITLKKVFYLFTAFTLATTAVSCSNDDDQIIREEQLTPSQILSSTPWETTGAKDNKGNNVALDHPAVAGFVGFAYFKGDGNFAIYGLNDVLRSIGKWAVDPLGKTRTITALRPDGTAIFTRDVEILELTKNVFTYRIHTNPNDSSVYYDIIHTKINHAEPANGQRILASTAWETTEALDNTGEHVDLNDPKVNGFVGYAYFRADGKYAIYGLNDIVKNQGDWSISPDGKTRTLVARNPDGTIAWTRIVDILELNDGKFTYRIIPDAANPAVYYDIVHKPVDHLEP from the coding sequence ATGATTACATTAAAAAAAGTTTTCTATTTATTTACAGCTTTTACTTTAGCCACAACAGCTGTATCCTGTTCCAACGATGATGACCAGATCATAAGAGAAGAACAGCTGACTCCCTCACAGATCCTGTCTTCCACTCCCTGGGAAACTACAGGAGCAAAGGATAACAAAGGAAATAATGTTGCACTGGACCATCCTGCTGTAGCCGGTTTTGTCGGTTTTGCATACTTCAAAGGAGATGGAAATTTTGCTATCTACGGACTGAATGATGTTCTGCGATCAATAGGAAAATGGGCTGTAGATCCATTAGGAAAAACCAGAACCATTACAGCACTTCGGCCAGACGGAACCGCGATTTTTACGCGTGACGTAGAAATTCTTGAGCTTACTAAGAATGTGTTCACATACAGAATTCATACAAATCCTAATGATTCTTCTGTATATTATGACATCATCCATACAAAAATAAATCATGCAGAGCCTGCAAACGGACAGCGTATATTAGCTTCTACAGCTTGGGAAACTACTGAAGCCCTTGATAATACAGGGGAGCATGTTGACCTGAATGATCCGAAAGTAAACGGTTTTGTAGGATATGCTTATTTCAGGGCTGATGGAAAGTATGCGATCTATGGCCTCAATGATATCGTAAAAAATCAGGGAGACTGGTCGATTTCTCCGGATGGAAAAACAAGAACCCTTGTTGCAAGAAATCCTGATGGAACTATAGCTTGGACACGTATTGTAGATATCCTGGAGCTCAATGACGGAAAATTCACGTATAGAATAATTCCTGATGCAGCCAATCCTGCAGTCTATTATGATATCGTTCATAAGCCTGTAGACCACCTGGAGCCATAA
- a CDS encoding SH3 domain-containing protein has translation MKNKARNIVFIIGTLLFSAMIYRYAKRDHALIKERYRPNVQVTSAAPVYRKANLKSPVLDTLSTGTRIKTGKQNGAFYQIIFVEDNKTVRGGYIQNVNLRKTE, from the coding sequence ATGAAAAATAAGGCCCGAAATATTGTTTTCATCATCGGAACTTTGCTGTTTTCAGCTATGATCTACCGGTATGCCAAGCGCGACCACGCACTCATAAAAGAACGGTACAGACCCAATGTACAGGTCACATCCGCTGCCCCCGTCTATAGAAAAGCAAATCTCAAAAGTCCTGTTCTTGATACCTTAAGTACCGGAACACGAATAAAAACAGGTAAGCAAAATGGTGCCTTTTATCAGATCATCTTTGTTGAAGACAACAAGACCGTCAGGGGCGGATATATTCAAAACGTCAACTTGCGGAAAACTGAATAG
- a CDS encoding MFS transporter, with translation MDTRKNVILILASVGTFVEALDIAIINLTIPSIQEQFHIGAETVQWLQTLYVLFFGGFLIIGGKLSDQIGRKKMFLLGALIFMLTSLGAGVSQRFEVLAVFRALQGLGAALVMPSALSIVTHTFRGEQERNHAIGIFSSFAAIGSGSGLSVGGIISTYLSWHWVFLINVPVLFITLILSCYYLPADEKNETSQKTDAVSGILMVLGLLSLTYGTHELVHIKEQPFFVIGSLAAALILLIMVFYRLRSVAQPLIDLKLFRHRSLVISNAAFFMLGAFFIGFLFLISLMLQKDMGYSAASAGLMLVPFSIISALTAKFILPYISKRLSSSRMGIFGWLFMLTGGLLLLTSVYTGHPLTVVLLGAACISGVGMTFCFTALSVMGIQDAEPSNYGVASSLTSTSYFLGAGIGLSFMTLMSQVFPSEFAVGSLNLIILIGYAVLALGMLLYFILRSLQGKRREIAVS, from the coding sequence ATGGATACAAGGAAGAATGTAATATTAATTTTAGCATCGGTAGGAACATTTGTAGAGGCATTGGATATTGCCATTATTAATTTAACGATTCCTTCTATTCAGGAACAGTTTCATATTGGGGCGGAAACGGTTCAGTGGCTCCAGACTCTGTATGTATTGTTTTTTGGAGGCTTTCTGATTATTGGCGGGAAGCTTTCTGATCAGATCGGAAGAAAAAAGATGTTTCTCCTGGGAGCGCTCATCTTTATGCTGACATCATTAGGAGCAGGGGTATCTCAACGTTTTGAAGTATTAGCGGTATTCCGTGCTTTGCAGGGATTGGGAGCCGCATTGGTAATGCCTTCAGCCCTGTCTATTGTGACCCATACTTTCAGAGGCGAACAGGAACGTAACCATGCTATAGGGATCTTTAGTTCCTTTGCTGCCATTGGTTCGGGAAGTGGCCTGTCTGTCGGAGGGATTATCAGTACTTATTTAAGCTGGCACTGGGTTTTTCTGATCAACGTTCCGGTTCTTTTCATTACTCTGATCCTGTCCTGTTATTATCTGCCGGCAGATGAGAAGAATGAAACAAGTCAAAAGACTGATGCTGTTTCCGGTATACTGATGGTTTTAGGACTTTTAAGTTTAACATATGGTACCCATGAGTTGGTCCATATTAAAGAACAGCCTTTCTTTGTCATCGGTTCTCTGGCCGCAGCTTTAATACTTTTAATCATGGTTTTCTACCGGTTGAGATCGGTAGCCCAGCCGTTAATTGATCTAAAGTTGTTCAGACACCGGTCTCTTGTTATTTCAAATGCCGCATTTTTTATGCTGGGAGCATTTTTCATCGGATTTTTATTCCTTATTTCATTAATGCTTCAGAAAGATATGGGATACAGTGCAGCCTCTGCAGGATTAATGCTTGTTCCGTTCAGTATTATATCTGCGTTGACGGCTAAGTTTATACTGCCGTATATCTCCAAAAGATTAAGCTCTTCCCGGATGGGTATTTTCGGATGGCTGTTTATGCTGACAGGAGGACTATTGCTCTTGACATCTGTTTATACAGGACATCCGCTGACGGTAGTATTGTTAGGGGCGGCATGTATTTCAGGAGTTGGGATGACCTTCTGCTTTACTGCGCTTTCAGTGATGGGAATTCAGGATGCTGAACCTTCAAATTACGGTGTGGCATCAAGTTTGACATCTACCAGTTACTTTCTGGGAGCTGGGATTGGGCTGTCATTCATGACTTTAATGAGCCAGGTTTTTCCTTCAGAATTTGCAGTAGGAAGTCTGAACCTGATTATTTTGATAGGCTACGCAGTGCTGGCACTTGGAATGTTATTGTATTTTATATTGAGAAGCTTACAGGGGAAACGCAGAGAAATAGCGGTTTCATGA